The following proteins are co-located in the Agromyces laixinhei genome:
- the hpaD gene encoding 3,4-dihydroxyphenylacetate 2,3-dioxygenase, which translates to MQLPEPVITPDAPEPVVTDTDPVPAPVNRIPTPKSPAPDILRCAYMELVVTDLEASRTFYAEVLDLVVTEEDENTVYLRSFEEFIHHNLVLRKGPVAAVAAFSYRVRSPEDLDLAVAFYTELGCRVERRASGWTKGIGDSVRVEDPLGFPYEFFYDVEHVERLAWRYDLYTPGALVRLDHFNQVTPDVPRAVAYMEDLGFRVTEDIQDEAGTTYAAWMRRKPTVHDTAMTGGDGPRMHHVAFATHEKHNIIAICDKLGALRRSDAIERGPGRHGVSNAFYLYLRDPDGHRVEIYTQDYYTGDPDNPVVTWDVHDNQRRDWWGNPVVPSWYTDASLVLDLDGNPTAVVARTDDSEMAVTIGADGFSYTRKGDEEQGFKLGNTL; encoded by the coding sequence ATGCAACTCCCAGAACCCGTCATCACGCCGGACGCACCCGAACCGGTCGTGACCGACACCGATCCCGTGCCCGCGCCGGTGAACCGCATCCCGACGCCGAAGTCGCCCGCCCCCGACATCCTGCGCTGCGCGTACATGGAGCTCGTCGTCACCGACCTCGAAGCGAGCCGCACGTTCTATGCCGAGGTGCTCGACCTCGTCGTCACGGAGGAGGACGAGAACACCGTCTACCTCCGATCCTTCGAGGAGTTCATCCACCACAACCTCGTACTCCGAAAGGGCCCCGTCGCCGCGGTCGCCGCGTTCAGCTACCGCGTGCGCAGTCCCGAAGACCTCGACCTGGCCGTCGCGTTCTACACCGAACTCGGATGCCGCGTCGAGCGACGCGCATCGGGCTGGACGAAGGGCATCGGAGACTCGGTGCGGGTCGAAGACCCCCTGGGCTTCCCCTACGAGTTCTTCTACGACGTCGAGCACGTCGAGCGGCTCGCCTGGCGCTACGACCTCTACACGCCCGGAGCGCTCGTGCGCCTCGACCACTTCAACCAGGTCACGCCCGACGTACCCCGTGCGGTCGCGTACATGGAGGACCTCGGCTTCCGCGTCACGGAGGACATCCAAGACGAGGCGGGCACCACCTACGCTGCTTGGATGCGGCGCAAGCCCACCGTGCACGACACCGCCATGACCGGCGGCGACGGCCCGCGCATGCACCACGTCGCGTTCGCGACGCACGAGAAGCACAACATCATCGCGATCTGCGACAAGCTCGGGGCGCTTCGCCGCTCGGACGCGATCGAGCGCGGCCCCGGCCGCCACGGCGTCTCGAACGCGTTCTACCTCTACCTGCGCGACCCCGACGGGCACCGCGTCGAGATCTACACGCAGGACTACTACACGGGCGACCCCGACAATCCCGTCGTCACGTGGGACGTGCACGACAATCAGCGTCGCGACTGGTGGGGCAACCCGGTCGTGCCCTCCTGGTACACGGATGCCTCGCTCGTGCTCGACCTCGACGGCAACCCGACGGCCGTGGTCGCCCGCACCGACGACTCCGAGATGGCGGTCACGATCGGCGCAGACGGCTTCTCGTACACCCGCAAGGGCGACGAGGAACAGGGCTTCAAGCTCGGCAACACGCTGTAG
- the hpaE gene encoding 5-carboxymethyl-2-hydroxymuconate semialdehyde dehydrogenase, which translates to MTHYIPEGLPDRIRHFIDGEFVDSVGGETFDVLDPVSNETYVQAAAGRQADIDLAVAAAKRAFDDGPWPRLLPRQRSRVLHKIADLVEARDARLAELETFDTGLPITQALGQAQRAAENFRFFADLIVAQRDDAYKVPGRQVNYVNRKPIGVAGLITPWNTPFMLESWKLAPALATGNTVVLKPAEFTPLSASLWAEIFREAGVPDGVFNLVNGLGEEAGDALVKHPDVPLISFTGESRTGQIIFGNAAPFLKGLSMELGGKSPAVVFADADLDSALDATVFGVFSLNGERCTAGSRVLVERGVYDDFVARYAARAKNIVVGDPHDPATEVGALVHPEHYEKVMRYVEIGKSEGRLVAGGGRPEGLDTGNYVAPTVFADVSPDARIFQEEIFGPVVAITPFDTDEEALALANNTRYGLAAYIWTNDLKRAHTFAQSVEAGMVWLNSNNVRDLRTPFGGVKASGLGHEGGYRSIDFYTDQQAVHITLNEAHSPRFGTAR; encoded by the coding sequence ATGACGCACTACATCCCCGAGGGCCTGCCCGACCGCATCCGACACTTCATCGACGGCGAGTTCGTCGACTCGGTCGGCGGCGAGACGTTCGACGTGCTCGACCCCGTCTCGAACGAGACCTACGTGCAGGCCGCCGCGGGCCGGCAGGCCGACATCGACCTCGCCGTCGCCGCAGCGAAGCGCGCATTCGACGATGGGCCCTGGCCTCGTTTGCTCCCCCGTCAGCGCTCGCGGGTGCTGCACAAGATCGCCGACCTCGTCGAAGCGCGTGACGCCCGGCTCGCCGAGCTCGAGACCTTCGACACGGGACTGCCGATCACACAGGCGCTCGGCCAGGCGCAGCGCGCCGCCGAGAACTTCAGGTTCTTCGCCGACCTCATCGTCGCCCAGCGCGACGACGCCTACAAGGTGCCTGGCCGCCAGGTGAACTACGTGAACCGCAAGCCGATCGGCGTCGCCGGCCTGATCACACCGTGGAACACGCCGTTCATGCTCGAGTCGTGGAAGCTCGCCCCTGCGCTCGCGACGGGCAACACCGTGGTGCTGAAGCCCGCCGAGTTCACGCCGCTCTCTGCATCGCTCTGGGCGGAGATCTTCCGCGAGGCCGGCGTACCCGACGGCGTCTTCAACCTCGTGAACGGCCTCGGTGAAGAAGCGGGTGACGCGCTGGTGAAGCATCCGGATGTGCCGCTCATCTCGTTCACCGGCGAGAGCCGCACCGGCCAGATCATCTTCGGCAACGCAGCGCCCTTCCTGAAGGGCCTCTCGATGGAGCTCGGCGGCAAGTCCCCCGCGGTCGTGTTCGCCGACGCCGACCTCGACTCCGCCCTCGACGCGACCGTCTTCGGCGTCTTCTCGCTGAACGGCGAGCGCTGCACCGCGGGCTCACGCGTGCTCGTCGAGCGCGGGGTCTACGACGACTTCGTGGCCCGCTACGCCGCCCGTGCGAAGAACATCGTCGTCGGCGACCCGCATGACCCGGCGACCGAGGTCGGCGCGCTCGTGCACCCCGAGCACTACGAGAAGGTCATGCGCTACGTCGAGATCGGCAAGAGCGAGGGCCGACTCGTCGCGGGAGGCGGGCGCCCCGAGGGCCTCGACACCGGCAATTACGTCGCCCCAACGGTCTTTGCGGATGTCTCGCCCGACGCTCGCATCTTCCAGGAGGAGATCTTCGGGCCCGTCGTCGCCATCACGCCGTTCGACACCGATGAGGAGGCGCTCGCCCTCGCGAACAACACCCGCTACGGCCTCGCCGCCTACATCTGGACGAACGATCTGAAGCGCGCGCACACCTTCGCCCAGTCGGTCGAGGCCGGCATGGTGTGGCTGAACTCGAACAACGTGCGCGACCTGCGCACGCCGTTCGGCGGCGTCAAGGCGTCGGGCCTCGGCCACGAGGGCGGATATCGCTCGATCGACTTCTACACCGACCAGCAGGCGGTGCACATCACGCTGAACGAGGCGCACTCGCCGCGCTTCGGCACCGCTCGCTGA